The Methyloceanibacter sp. wino2 nucleotide sequence CGACACCGCCTCCATGATGAGCCGCCTGCCAGGCGGTGACATCTACAGCGCAGGAGGCGTCTCGGGCCTCCCCGTGCTGAACGGGCTGGCCGCGGACCGGCTGAACTCGCAGATCGACGGTATGAGCCTGATCGCGGCGTGCGCCAATCAGATGAACCCGCCGCTCTCCTACATCTCGCCGTCCCAGATCGGCAGCATCGACGTGTACTCCAACGTGGTGCCCGTCAGCGTCGGCGGCGACAGCATCGGCGGCGCCATCCTGGTGGAGCGGGCCCCGCCCGTCTTCGCCGCGCCTGGACAAGGGGTGATCACAAACGCCGAGGTCGGCGCCTATTACCGCAGCAATGGCGACGCCTTCGGCGGTAATGCCGCGGCCAGCGCAGCCGTACAGAATTTGGCGATCAGCTATACCGGATCCTACGAGAAGTCCGGCAACTACTCGGCCGGCGGCAACTTCAAAGACGCCGGTCCCGCCTTCATGTCGGTACCGAAGCATCCAGTCAAAGCGCCCTGGCTCGCGGCCGATGAAGTCGGTTCGACCGCTTACGAGGCGCAGAACCACAACATTGCCGTCGCTGCGCGCAATGAGAACCACCTGCTGCAATTCGATCTCGGCATCCAGAACATCCCGTACCAGAACTACCCGAACCAGCGGATGGACATGACCGAGAACGAAAGCATCATCGGCAACCTTCGCTATACCGGCGACTATGACTGGGGTGTGTTCGAGGCGCAGGTCTATCACCAGGACGTTCGCCACGAGATGAACTTCGGCGACGACAAACAGTTCTACTATCAGAACATGATGACGGGGATCGTTGCGCCGGGCATGCCGATGAACACCGAAGCGCAGGACACCGGCGTCAAGCTCAAAGCCAGCATCGAGATGAACGAGCGGGACACGCTGCGTATCGGCGCCGAGTATCAGAACTTCGACTACAGCGATAAGTGGCCAGCCTCACCGCGTAACCTTCCGCCCATGACGATGGCCATGATGGCACCGGACACGTTCTACAGCATCAACGACGGACGGCGTGACCGCTACGACGTCTTTGCCGAGTGGGAAGCGCGGTGGAACCCGCAATGGACCACCGAGCTCGGCGTGCGCAGCGACACGGTTCAGACGGATACCGGCCGAGTGCAAGGCTACAACGCCATGTACAACGCCGCGCCCCTGTTCCCTGCGACCACGTTCAACGACGCCGACCGCGAACGCACCGACCAGAACTGGGACGTGACGGCGGAGGCCATCTATACGCCGGACGAAACCAAGACCTATTCGTTCGGCTATTCGAAGAAGAGCCGCTCGCCCAATCTCTACGAGCGTTACTCTTGGTCGAACGTCACGATGGCCATGGAAATGATCGGGTGGTTCGGTGACGGCAACTACTATATCGGCAATCTCGACCTCGACCCGGAGGATGCGCATACGTTCAGCGCCACCGCCGACTGGCACGATGCCAACGGCAAGAACCGCCTGGCCGTTACGCCGTACTACACGTACATCTCGAACTACATCGACGTACGCCGCTGTCCGACGTCTGTCTGCGGCGCCTCGCAGGCGGTCATCGACAGCCTGACGGCGACGGAGGGCTTCGTCTACCTTCAGTTCGTCAACCAGGATGCGCACATGTACGGCGTCAATGTCTCCGGACACATGCTCCTGGCGGAGAACACGCCGTTCGGCTCGTTCACGGTGCGTGGACTTGCCGCCTATGTCGACGGCGTGAACACCGTGACCGACGACGACCTCTACCACATCATGCCGATCAACGGGACGGTGGCGCTCGAGCAGACACTCGGCCGCTGGACCAACACGATCGAAGCGGAAATGGTCGGGGCAAAAACGAAAGTCTCGCAGGTCCACAACGAGGTGGAGACCGGAGCCTATACGCTCTGGAACATCCGTAGCTCCTACGCGTGGAACAACTTCCGTGTCGATGTCGGCGTCGAGAACCTCTTTGACGAGTTCTACGACCTGCCGCTCGGCGGGCTCTATCTCGGACAGGGGGCAACCATGTCGGCCGATGGCGTTCCGTGGGGCATCGCGCTCCCGGGCCAGGGCCGGTCGTTCTACGTCGCGGCCAACATGAAGTTCTAGGCAAGAGTCCGAGAGAAGCCTCGAAGGCGCCCGCGTCGGACACCCGCCGCGGGCGCTTCTCATCACGGCCAGACTGCGGCAAAGCGCCGGAATTCAGTCATATTTTGCGCAAGAACCGGTGTGAGCTTGGCCGCCCCATAAGGGGGCGCGGCCCGTTGGCCGTTCTGCTATCTTCCGGCTCCCCTGCGGTTGCCCCCGCTGGTTCGCACCGAAACATCAATCAGTACCCAATTCATGTCAGCCGAGCTCGCATTCAATCGAAACGCCGATGTCGACTATGGCGTGGCCGAAGACGTCGCCCCGGGCGTTCGGCGCATTGTGGCCAACAATCCCGGCCCCTACACGTTTCTCGGCACGAACACCTATCTCGTCGGCACCGACGAGGTCGCGGTCATTGATCCAGGCCCCACGGACGAGGCCCATCTCGACGCCATCGCGCGCGCCACACGCGGCCAGCGCGTCAGCCACATCCTCATTACACACAGTCACCGGGACCACTGCGATGGCGCCCTGCCGTTGCAGCAGCGGCTCGGTGGCGAGATCGTCGCTTACGGCCCGACCGGGACCACGCGCGGTGCGGTCGCGCCGGGACTTGGCGACGGCTTCGTCGACGCCGCCTTCAAACCGGACACGCCCGTCGCGGACGGCGACACGATCAAGGGCCGCGGCTTCGCCCTGGACGTGCTGCATATGCCCGGACACGCGCCCGACCATTTGTGCTTCGCCCTGATCGGTGAGCGCACCGTCTTTACCGGCGATCATGTGATGGGGTGGAACACGACGGTCATCGCGCCGCCCGAAGGCAGCATGGCGGACTTCCTCGGGTCGCTTCAGCGCCTAGCGCAACGGCACGACAAGGTCTTCTTCCCGGGGCACGGCGGACGCATCGAAACCCCGCGCCGGGTCGTGCGGGCGTACATGACTCACAGGCTGTGGCGTGAGCAGACGATCCTCGCCTGCGTCGATGAGGGCGTGAACACGATCCCCCGCATCGTGGCGCGGCTGTATGGCGGGCTCGATGCGAACCTGAAGGTTGCCGCCGCGCTGTCGGTTCTGGCGCATCTGGAATTCTTGAAGGAGCGTGGCATCGTCACGGCCGAGGGCGCGACCGAAGGGCTTAGCGCCTTCTATATACGCGCCGCTTCCGGCTCCGACGCTTCTTCTTCTTGACCTGTTTCGCCGGCGCCGCGACGGGCTCTTCCTCGGGCTCTGCCGCGGTCTGTTCGAGAACCGTCGTCTCGCCCTTCTCCAGCGCGGTGTTGACCTCGTCCTCGAAGGCCCTGATGCGCTCCGCGTTGGCGCCGAGGTCGCTGCGGCCGTAGCGCGAGGCGGAGCGGATATCGACGACCGCCGACGTGTCGTCGCCCTTGACCCGCACCACCAGATCGTCGGTGAAGCCCATGATCAGCGACGTGTCGGTCGCCTCGATGCGGCCGACGCCGCTCTCCCCCGGCGCCTCGTTGACGACGACGGTCCAGCCGAGCTGCTTCACCGCTTCGTTCACGACGGTAAAGACGGCGCCCGCGGGCCGGTCCACGATGATCGGACCGATATCCTCGTACGCCTCCGCCTGAAGCTGCACCTGCTCGGCCGATGGGTTCCCAAGGGGGTTGGCGTCGCGCGGCCGCTGTTCCAGAAGCACCGTGTACTGCAGCGGATCCTCCGGCGATGTCTGGATGTCGGTAAGTTCCGGCAGGAGAAACGCCTGCGACAGGAAATAGGCCGGCAGCGCCAGTCCGATCAGGCCGACGATGATCGCCGCGAAGTCGTTGGTCGCACCGGTCTGTCCGCCAAACCAGATGCGGATCAATGAGACGACCGCGATCAAAACCGCCAGCCCGAGGCCAACGATGCACACGGCGATCAGATTGATGGCCGCCGGCGTGCTCAGTTCGAAAAAGCGATGCAGAATGGCCGTGAGAATCAGGAGCTGCAGGAAGAACACGGCGATCCGGCGCGCCCAGCGGGCCTCGTGCGCTTCCTTCACCACGTAGCGCGCGGTGGCAAAGCGTTCGATTGTGTCTTCCGCGGTCACGTTATGTCGTCCTCATGCGCATCCGGCTTGCTGCGATAACACAATTCGGCTCACGGATTGAGGCGCGTTTTTGTCCAGGCGCCGTCCAGCGTGTCCCGGCGGAACACGATCCGGTCGTGCAGCCGGTACTCCCCGTTCTGCCAGAACTCGATCTCCACCGGGCGCACTCGGTAGCCGCGCCAATACTCTGGCCGCGTCACCTCGCGTCCGTCAAATTCGTCCGTATAGCGCGCCACCGCTTCTTCCAACGCCGCGCGGCTCTCCAGGGGTCGCGATTGCTGAGATGCCCAGGCGCCGACACGGCTCTGCGGATGACGGGTCGCGAAATAGGCGTCCGCTTCGGCCTCTGTCGTAGGCTCGACGGGCCCGCGCACGCGGATCTGCCGGCCGAGGCTCTTCCAGTAGAAAAGCAGCGCTGCCTTCGGGTTGACGGCAAGTTCGCCGCCCTTGGCGCTGCCGCAGTTCGTGTAGAACACGAAGCCGCGCTCGTCGGCGCCCTTCAAGAGAATCATCCGAACATTCGGAAGCCCGTCCGCGTCTGCCGTGGCCACTGCCATCGCCTCCGGATCGGCAGGTTCGGTTTTTTCTGCCTCCGTGAGCCAGGTCTGGAACAGGGCGAAAGGGTCGTTTGCGACCGTGAAGTCTTGATTGTCCATCATATTTTGCCAGTCACTCCGCCCGGCCGCGCCGCCGAAAAACTTCCCAGCACGATACGGGCATTTACGTTTTCCTCACCCTGATAGGCCAGGATCGGTCGTGTTGATAGTGGGCGCGGGGGGATTTCAGTATCCGCGTCAGTATTTGGGGACGGTTTGTTATGCGTACGTTCCATTGGAACGCCCCTATCAAGGGGGCGGGGGCTCTCGTGTTGTGTGTATTGCTCCCCGCCCTCATTCCTCTCAAGGCAGAGGATCGCGGGGCACATGTCGTGGTGCCGGTCTTCAAGACCGTGACGCCGAAAACCGTGACGGAGCCGAACAGCCCGCTCACGGAACTTAAAACCACTCTTGATCGTTCAGATAGGGAAGTCGCGCTTCGGGCCCTGCAAATGGCCCTGACGGAGCTTGGCGACGGGGCGACCCTCGTATGGCGGCGGCAAGCCACCAAACTCGCGGGCCGGATCAAGCCCCTCTCCGTGTTCCGGGACGAGCACGGCCGCTTGTGCCGCACGGTTCTCTATTCGTTGAGCCGCAGCGGCAAGGAAAACGAGATCGAAGGCGTTGCCTGCCGGTCGCCAGACGGTCACTGGGCCATCGCCGGATAGAGGGTTTTATGTCCGAGAGTTACGTCGTTACCGAAACCACCACGCCGCTTCGCGCCGAAGCGGTCACGGAAAAACCAAAAGCGGGCGCTCGCTTCACCCCGCTGCGGTCCGCAATCGTCGTGCGGGACCGCGACGTTCCCGCGGATGCCGGAGAGACGCTTTCCCCGCTCGTGCCGGTAAGGCGCGACCACACCTAAGACTTCGCCCCCCCCCGCCCGTCAGCACCGGGCTGGTCCTGCCGAATCGGCGAAAGCCCTTTCGGCGAGGCCAGCCCGGTGTATAAGAGGCCCCCAGATTAGTCTGAAGGAGGGCTTATGGCGGACGGCGGAAATCTCATGGCGGGCAAGCGTGGCATCGTTTTCGGTGTCGCCAACAATCGCTCGATCGCTTGGGGCATCACCAAGGCAGTCGCCGGCCAGGGTGCCGAAGTCGCGCTGACCTACCAGGGCGATGCCTTGAAGAAGCGCGTCGAGCCGCTCGCCGCCGAGGTTGGCGCGAAGCTGGTTCTCCCCTGCGACGTCACCGACACGGCCTCGATGGACGCCGTCTTCGCGGCTGTCGAGAAGGAATGGGGCAGCCTCGACTTCATCGTCCACGCCGTCGCCTTTTCGGACAAGGATCAGCTCGACGGCCGCTACGTCGACACGACCGAAGAAAACTTCGCCAAGACGATGAATATCTCCTGCTTCTCGCTGACGGCCATGGCGAAGCGGGCCGAACCGCTGATGAAAAATGGCGGCTCGATCGTCACTCTCACCTATTACGGCGCCGAGAAGGTCATGCCCCATTACAACGTGATGGGCGTTGCGAAGGCTGCGCTGGAAACGAGCGTGCAGTATCTCGCCGCCGATCTCGGCAAGAACAATATCCGCGTGAACGCGATCTCGGCCGGGCCGATCAAGACGCTGGCTGCGTCGGGCATTTCCGACTTCCGCTATATTCTGAAGTGGAACGAGTACAACTCGCCGCTGCGCCGGACCGTCACCATCGAGGACGTGGGCGGCGGCGGCCTGTACCTTCTGTCCGAACTTTCCGCCGGCGTCACAGGTGAAGTCCTGCACATCGATGCGGGCTACCACGTGGTCGGCATGAAGAATGAGGACGCCCCGGACATTTCGGTGGCGAAGGAATAGGGCGGGACGTATCCCGCCCTTCCCCATTCAGATTTTGCCCACCTAAATCTTTCGGAAGACGGCGCCGGCGACTGAGCGCGGACGTTCGCGCACGCGGCCCCCGTCATTGCCGGACCGGACGATCCATTGGCCGTCTTTGGTCTTGCCCGTGATCAGGCCCACATGATGCGACCACACGACCACGGCGCCGACGCGTGGACCGTTCAGCGGCCGGCCGCGTTTGGCCCAATTGCGCGCGAGATTGTATTCGGGGCCGCCCCCGAGCTGGGTGCGCATGTACCAGCCGCACCAGCGCGCGGGGCGTGGTCCCACGCCGTGCCGGGCCGCCGTGGCCGCATTGGCCCGCTTCACGATTGATTTGGAGGGGGCGCTGCCGGACGCAGTCATCGAGAAGTTCAACGGCATGGAAGAGGCAGGCGAGAGCGTCATCGCGCTCGACAGAAAGACGACAGTCAACGTCAACAGACGTGCATGCACCGCACGCATCGGCGACTCCTTTTACTATTGTGTCTTGGGAGGGTGCGGCCAGCGAAGGATCGAACTGGCCGGCGCGAGAAACCGCGCGACGTGCAAGCTAAGGAAAATTAAGACGAAAACAGGCTCGCGCCGTGACCCGTGCGCGTCAATTTCGTGACCTGAACGACGTTGCCCGATGGACGCTTCGGCGAGAAGCGAGTACAGAAAGGCCATGTCGCATAACAGTTTCGGCCATCTTTTCCGCATCACGACCTGGGGCGAGAGCCACGGGCCCGCGATCGGCTGCGTGGTCGACGGATGCCCGCCCGGCATTCCGATCACGGAAGGCGAGATCCAGGCCTATCTGGACAAGCGCCGGCCGGGCCAATCGAAATACACGACCCAGCGGAAAGAACCCGACACGGTCGAGATCCTCTCCGGCGTGTTCACGAACGACGACGGCGAGCAGGTCACGACGGGCACGCCCATCGCGCTCCAGATCAAGAATGTCGATGCCCGCTCGAAGGACTACGGGGACATCAAGGACAAGTTCCGTCCCGGCCACGCGGACTACACCTATGCCGAAAAATACGGTGTGCGGGACTATCGCGGGTCCGGGCGTGCATCGGCGCGCGAGACGGCGACCCGTGTGGCTGCCGGCGCGGTGGCGCGCAAGGTCGTGCCGGGATTGCGTGTGCGCGGCGCCCTGGTTCAGGTAGGTCCCCACAAGATCGATCGCGCCAATTGGAACTGGGACGCGGTGGGCGAGAACCCGTTCTTCTGTCCCGATCCTAAGGCCGCCGAGATTTGGGCCGATTTCCTCGACGAGGTGCGCAAGTCCGGGTCGTCTACCGGCGCCGTCATCGAGATCGTGGCCGACGGTGTGCCTGTCGGTCTCGGCGCGCCGCTCTACGCCAAGCTCGACCAGGACATCTGCTCGGGGCTCATGAGCATTAATGCCGTGAAGGGCGTGGAGATCGGGTCCGGCTTTGAGGCGGCGGCTCTGTCCGGCGAAGAGAACGCCGACGAGATACGCAACGGCCCGCCCGGCTGGCCGACCTTCCTATCCAATCACGCGGGCGGAATCCTCGGCGGCATCTCTACGGGCCAGCCGGTGGTCGCGCGCTTCGCGGTCAAGCCCACCTCGTCGATCCTCACCCCGCGCAACACGATCGACAAAGAGGGCAACAACACCGAGGTCGTGACCAAAGGGCGCCACGATCCGTGCGTGGGCATTCGCGCCGTGCCGATCGGCGAGGCCATGGTGGCCATCGTGTTGGCCGACCACTATCTGCGTCATCGGGGCCAAACCGGCCAGGACGCCGCCCAGGACATCGACGCGGATTTGGAATGGCTTCCGACCGAATCGTCATCCTGACCGGCGCAGGGCTCTCCGCCGAGAGCGGGCTCGGCACGTTCCGCGGCAAGGACGGGCTGTGGGACACGTACAATGTCGAAGAGCTCGCGACGCCCGAAGGCTTCGCGCGCAATCCCACCAAGGTCCACGACTTCTACAACATGCGCCGGGGCTGGCTGGCGGATGTCCGCCCCAATGCCGCGCATTTCGCTCTCGCCAAACTCGAGCGCGAGTATGGCGGCGAGGTCCTGACCGTCACGCAGAACATCGACCCGCTGCATGAGGACGCCGGCAGCTCATCGCTGGTCCACATGCATGGTGAACTGGCCCGCGCCCTGTGCGCGGCTTGCGGCGCGAGCCGCGCCTGGACCGAGGACCTCTCGCTCGCGACCGACTGCCCTGCCTGCGGCGAGTCCGGCTATATGCGACCGGACGTGGTGTGGTTCGGCGAGATGCCCCGCGATATGGAGCGCATCTATGCGGCGCTCGGCGCATGCGATCTGTTCGTCTCCATCGGGACCAGCGGCACGGTCTATCCAGCGGCAGGATTCGTGGCCGAGGCCCATCGCGCAGGCGCGCATACGGTCGAACTCAATCTCGAGCCGTCCGAAGGCGCGAGCCTCTTCGCGGAAACCCATTACGGCCCGGCGACGGAGATCGTGCCAGCCTACGTCGACACTCTTTTGCAAGACGACACGTAACCCGCCGGGCGCGAACACCTATCGTTCCAGATGCGCGACCACCTCCACGTGGCTTGAATAGAGGAACTGATCGATCGGCACCACGCGGATGATCTTGTAGCCGCCATCCACAAGGAGCCGTAGGTCTCGCGCCAAGGTGCCGGGATTGCACGACACGGCGACGAGACGCTTCACCTTCGACTTCGCCAACTGCTCGGCCTGGGCGGACGCACCCGCGCGCGGCGGATCGAAGACGACCGCGTCGTACGGCTTCAGCTCCTGCCAGCCCAACGGATCGCGAAACAGATCGCGTCTGTGGCCGTGTATCGGCTTGAGTTTGGGCGTATGCCGGGCGGCATCACCAAGGGCGGCGAGCGCCTCGACGTTCGACTCGTAGCCGTCGACCGTCGCACGCTCGGCGAGTGCGAACGAGAACGTCCCCAGTCCGCAAAACAGATCCGCCACGCGTTTCGCCTTGCCGACGCCATCGCGGACCAGCGCAACCATCTCCGCTTCGGCCGCAGGTGAGGCTTGTAGAAAGCTGCCTGCTGGCAGGCGCACTTGCGCGCGGCCAAGCTGCAGCATCGGCGGGGTAAGCATGACGATCTCGGAGCCCGCGGTCAGCCGCGCGATGCCTTGCGCTTCCGCCGCGCCTGCCAGCTTTCCGAGCGCCGTCTCCGGCGGCTGCACGCCGTCAATCGCCACGTCGAGCCCCGTGTCGGTTTCGGTGACGGCGATGCGGGCCTCATGCGCGCCGCCCAGCAATGGCGCCAACAGCGCCTTGAGAGCCGGGAGGACCGAGAGGACCCTCGGCGACAGGATCGGGCAGGTGTCGATCTCGATCGTGTCGTGCGACCGGGCGCGGCGATAGCCGAGCACGACATTTTTGCCCCGCCGCTCCAGACTGAAGGTGGCCCGGCGACGGCTTCCGAGCGGGACGGCGCGCGTTGGCTCGACCGCCACGTCGAGCCCGCGCGACTGCAAGGCGGTGACCACAAGTTCCCTCTTCCAGGCCAGATAGCTTGGCGTATCGAGGTGCTGCAGGGCGCAGCCGCCACATAGGCCGAAATGCGGGCAGACCGGCTCGATACGGTCGGGGCTGGGATCGAGAACGTCGATACAGTCGGCGTGCTTTCCGTCCGGCGCCATCTCCGCCTGGACGCGCTCGCCGGGGAGCGTGAACGGCACGAAGACCGGCCCGTCCGCTGTTTCGGCAATGCCGTCGCCCTGGGCGCCAAGGCGGTCGATGGTCAGGTCAACGGTCATTCCGTGCACCGATCAAATACTCCACGTTGCCGCTGCCGCCGGCGATAGGCGATGGGATCACACCGAGCACATGCCAGCCCTCCGCCGTGAGGAAATCCTGCACGCGCACGATCGCACGCTGCCGGTCCGCATCGTCGCGCACTAGACCGCCCTTCCCGACCGCGTCGCGGCCCGCCTCGAATTGCGGCTTTACCAGCGCGGCCAGCCAGGCACCGGGCGCGGCGCGCCGAAGCGCGGCAGGCAGCGCCTGGGTGAGACTGATGAAGCTGACATCAGCTGTGATCGCCGCGACCGCCTCGGGAATCAGCGCCTCGTCGATCGTGCGCGCATCGGTGGCTTCGAGAGAGAGCACGCGCGGGTCGGCTCGCAGGCTTGCATGGAGTTGATCGCGGCCCACATCGACCGCGTAGACCCGCGCCGCGCCGCGGGCGAGCAGGACTTCAGTGAAGCCGCCCGTGGACGCCCCGACATCGAGCGCCACACACCCCTCCGGCGACAGGCCGAAGGCCTCCAGCGCCGCCGCGAGCTTCAGCGCCCCACGGGAGACGTGAGCGTCGGTGCCGGGAACCAGCGCCAGTGCCGCGTCGTCCGCAACGGTCGCTCCGGGCTTGGCCGCGATCGCGCCGTCGACCAGGACACAGCCCCGCCGGACGAGGTCAGCGGCCTGGGCGCGCGAGGGCGCCATCCCCTCCTCCACCAAGCGCTGGTCGATGCGTTTTTTTCTGTAGCTGGCCAATTTGCATTCTCATATGCTCTGCGTCGCGACGAGAGTCCTCGCGCGCGGCTGGGCCCGTGAAACGGCAGCCGCATCGCATTTCGCCCGCGCCACATTAGGTTTGAGACGCGGATGCTTCGTGAGGCAAGACCTGATTGAGCCAAGATTCTCTCAGCCGAGAAAAGACGGCCTACCTAACTGAAAAATGTGAAGTTCGAAATCGAGACGTGACCGGCGGGTTCGGCGTCTACGCCAAGTCCGTGATCGAGATGGGCGAGCTGATCGGCATCTGGAGCGGCCGCATTGTCGGCACCGAGGAACTCGACGGCCTGCCGGCCGAGGTCCGGAGCCATACGGTTCAGGTCGAGGATGACCTTTTCCTGGTCTCTCTCCTCCCGGACGATCCGCCCGACTTCATCAATCATTCGTGCGACCCGAATGCGGGACTGAGCGGCCAGATCACCCTGGTGGCGTTGCGGTGCATCCTCCCCGGCGAAGAGGTGACGATCGACTATGCCATGTGCGACGGCTCGCCCTACGACGAGTTTCCATGCGCCTGCGGCGCGGCGACGTGCCGTGGCCGCGTGACCGGAAACGACTGGCGCAACCCCGCGCTGTGGGAGCGCTATTCGGGACACTTTTCTCCATATCTCCAGCG carries:
- a CDS encoding SET domain-containing protein, whose protein sequence is MTGGFGVYAKSVIEMGELIGIWSGRIVGTEELDGLPAEVRSHTVQVEDDLFLVSLLPDDPPDFINHSCDPNAGLSGQITLVALRCILPGEEVTIDYAMCDGSPYDEFPCACGAATCRGRVTGNDWRNPALWERYSGHFSPYLQRRIDALKCAKAELV
- a CDS encoding DUF1499 domain-containing protein produces the protein MTAEDTIERFATARYVVKEAHEARWARRIAVFFLQLLILTAILHRFFELSTPAAINLIAVCIVGLGLAVLIAVVSLIRIWFGGQTGATNDFAAIIVGLIGLALPAYFLSQAFLLPELTDIQTSPEDPLQYTVLLEQRPRDANPLGNPSAEQVQLQAEAYEDIGPIIVDRPAGAVFTVVNEAVKQLGWTVVVNEAPGESGVGRIEATDTSLIMGFTDDLVVRVKGDDTSAVVDIRSASRYGRSDLGANAERIRAFEDEVNTALEKGETTVLEQTAAEPEEEPVAAPAKQVKKKKRRSRKRRVYRRR
- a CDS encoding TonB-dependent receptor; translated protein: MMSRLPGGDIYSAGGVSGLPVLNGLAADRLNSQIDGMSLIAACANQMNPPLSYISPSQIGSIDVYSNVVPVSVGGDSIGGAILVERAPPVFAAPGQGVITNAEVGAYYRSNGDAFGGNAAASAAVQNLAISYTGSYEKSGNYSAGGNFKDAGPAFMSVPKHPVKAPWLAADEVGSTAYEAQNHNIAVAARNENHLLQFDLGIQNIPYQNYPNQRMDMTENESIIGNLRYTGDYDWGVFEAQVYHQDVRHEMNFGDDKQFYYQNMMTGIVAPGMPMNTEAQDTGVKLKASIEMNERDTLRIGAEYQNFDYSDKWPASPRNLPPMTMAMMAPDTFYSINDGRRDRYDVFAEWEARWNPQWTTELGVRSDTVQTDTGRVQGYNAMYNAAPLFPATTFNDADRERTDQNWDVTAEAIYTPDETKTYSFGYSKKSRSPNLYERYSWSNVTMAMEMIGWFGDGNYYIGNLDLDPEDAHTFSATADWHDANGKNRLAVTPYYTYISNYIDVRRCPTSVCGASQAVIDSLTATEGFVYLQFVNQDAHMYGVNVSGHMLLAENTPFGSFTVRGLAAYVDGVNTVTDDDLYHIMPINGTVALEQTLGRWTNTIEAEMVGAKTKVSQVHNEVETGAYTLWNIRSSYAWNNFRVDVGVENLFDEFYDLPLGGLYLGQGATMSADGVPWGIALPGQGRSFYVAANMKF
- a CDS encoding TlyA family RNA methyltransferase; translation: MAPSRAQAADLVRRGCVLVDGAIAAKPGATVADDAALALVPGTDAHVSRGALKLAAALEAFGLSPEGCVALDVGASTGGFTEVLLARGAARVYAVDVGRDQLHASLRADPRVLSLEATDARTIDEALIPEAVAAITADVSFISLTQALPAALRRAAPGAWLAALVKPQFEAGRDAVGKGGLVRDDADRQRAIVRVQDFLTAEGWHVLGVIPSPIAGGSGNVEYLIGARNDR
- a CDS encoding NAD-dependent deacylase codes for the protein MASDRIVILTGAGLSAESGLGTFRGKDGLWDTYNVEELATPEGFARNPTKVHDFYNMRRGWLADVRPNAAHFALAKLEREYGGEVLTVTQNIDPLHEDAGSSSLVHMHGELARALCAACGASRAWTEDLSLATDCPACGESGYMRPDVVWFGEMPRDMERIYAALGACDLFVSIGTSGTVYPAAGFVAEAHRAGAHTVELNLEPSEGASLFAETHYGPATEIVPAYVDTLLQDDT
- a CDS encoding RT0821/Lpp0805 family surface protein codes for the protein MRTFHWNAPIKGAGALVLCVLLPALIPLKAEDRGAHVVVPVFKTVTPKTVTEPNSPLTELKTTLDRSDREVALRALQMALTELGDGATLVWRRQATKLAGRIKPLSVFRDEHGRLCRTVLYSLSRSGKENEIEGVACRSPDGHWAIAG
- the fabI gene encoding enoyl-ACP reductase FabI, which translates into the protein MADGGNLMAGKRGIVFGVANNRSIAWGITKAVAGQGAEVALTYQGDALKKRVEPLAAEVGAKLVLPCDVTDTASMDAVFAAVEKEWGSLDFIVHAVAFSDKDQLDGRYVDTTEENFAKTMNISCFSLTAMAKRAEPLMKNGGSIVTLTYYGAEKVMPHYNVMGVAKAALETSVQYLAADLGKNNIRVNAISAGPIKTLAASGISDFRYILKWNEYNSPLRRTVTIEDVGGGGLYLLSELSAGVTGEVLHIDAGYHVVGMKNEDAPDISVAKE
- a CDS encoding class I SAM-dependent RNA methyltransferase; translation: MTVDLTIDRLGAQGDGIAETADGPVFVPFTLPGERVQAEMAPDGKHADCIDVLDPSPDRIEPVCPHFGLCGGCALQHLDTPSYLAWKRELVVTALQSRGLDVAVEPTRAVPLGSRRRATFSLERRGKNVVLGYRRARSHDTIEIDTCPILSPRVLSVLPALKALLAPLLGGAHEARIAVTETDTGLDVAIDGVQPPETALGKLAGAAEAQGIARLTAGSEIVMLTPPMLQLGRAQVRLPAGSFLQASPAAEAEMVALVRDGVGKAKRVADLFCGLGTFSFALAERATVDGYESNVEALAALGDAARHTPKLKPIHGHRRDLFRDPLGWQELKPYDAVVFDPPRAGASAQAEQLAKSKVKRLVAVSCNPGTLARDLRLLVDGGYKIIRVVPIDQFLYSSHVEVVAHLER
- the pdxH gene encoding pyridoxamine 5'-phosphate oxidase; amino-acid sequence: MMDNQDFTVANDPFALFQTWLTEAEKTEPADPEAMAVATADADGLPNVRMILLKGADERGFVFYTNCGSAKGGELAVNPKAALLFYWKSLGRQIRVRGPVEPTTEAEADAYFATRHPQSRVGAWASQQSRPLESRAALEEAVARYTDEFDGREVTRPEYWRGYRVRPVEIEFWQNGEYRLHDRIVFRRDTLDGAWTKTRLNP
- the aroC gene encoding chorismate synthase; translation: MSHNSFGHLFRITTWGESHGPAIGCVVDGCPPGIPITEGEIQAYLDKRRPGQSKYTTQRKEPDTVEILSGVFTNDDGEQVTTGTPIALQIKNVDARSKDYGDIKDKFRPGHADYTYAEKYGVRDYRGSGRASARETATRVAAGAVARKVVPGLRVRGALVQVGPHKIDRANWNWDAVGENPFFCPDPKAAEIWADFLDEVRKSGSSTGAVIEIVADGVPVGLGAPLYAKLDQDICSGLMSINAVKGVEIGSGFEAAALSGEENADEIRNGPPGWPTFLSNHAGGILGGISTGQPVVARFAVKPTSSILTPRNTIDKEGNNTEVVTKGRHDPCVGIRAVPIGEAMVAIVLADHYLRHRGQTGQDAAQDIDADLEWLPTESSS
- a CDS encoding MBL fold metallo-hydrolase; amino-acid sequence: MSAELAFNRNADVDYGVAEDVAPGVRRIVANNPGPYTFLGTNTYLVGTDEVAVIDPGPTDEAHLDAIARATRGQRVSHILITHSHRDHCDGALPLQQRLGGEIVAYGPTGTTRGAVAPGLGDGFVDAAFKPDTPVADGDTIKGRGFALDVLHMPGHAPDHLCFALIGERTVFTGDHVMGWNTTVIAPPEGSMADFLGSLQRLAQRHDKVFFPGHGGRIETPRRVVRAYMTHRLWREQTILACVDEGVNTIPRIVARLYGGLDANLKVAAALSVLAHLEFLKERGIVTAEGATEGLSAFYIRAASGSDASSS